A window of Lentibacillus sp. Marseille-P4043 contains these coding sequences:
- a CDS encoding CDP-glycerol glycerophosphotransferase family protein produces MIYSRCKMVRELAISIYLWFFKIVFNMFKLCPQKKKTVCVASFGDNIFYVTRSLRSESDEDIIILKDKSCHYPFDTSTSKELNFEITHPFSFLQSIYHLATATTILVDNYFGFLAVTNFKKGTTCIQLWHAAGAIKLFGLMDPSSKTRSKRAIDRFRRVYRNFHYTAVGSERMAAIFQDSFDLSNDAIIRTGIPRTDFFYHSMEKQQIGQKLRKSYPIINKKKVILYAPTFRDDELSNFQLQLDIKKLYEALSGEYVLFIKHHPAVTYKLKKEYNDFVYDVSDYHEINHLLLIADILISDYSSIPFEYSLLNKPMIFFAYDLEDYQRTRGLLKNYQSEMPGPITFTTEEIVQSIKRNAFDKAKIKAFASQWNEYSKGRSSRNIVNIIVSTEGAPKKKEALF; encoded by the coding sequence ATGATTTATTCAAGGTGCAAAATGGTTAGGGAACTTGCCATTTCCATCTATCTTTGGTTTTTTAAAATTGTATTTAACATGTTCAAGCTATGTCCCCAAAAGAAGAAAACGGTTTGTGTAGCTTCCTTTGGGGATAATATTTTTTATGTGACACGGTCTTTGAGAAGTGAATCCGATGAGGACATTATTATTTTAAAGGATAAAAGTTGTCATTACCCATTCGATACATCCACCAGTAAAGAGCTGAATTTCGAAATAACACATCCTTTTTCTTTCTTACAATCCATATATCACCTCGCAACCGCGACTACAATTTTAGTCGATAATTATTTTGGCTTTTTAGCGGTAACAAACTTTAAAAAAGGCACAACTTGTATCCAGCTTTGGCATGCAGCAGGTGCGATTAAGTTATTTGGGCTAATGGACCCATCGAGTAAAACAAGGAGCAAACGTGCGATTGATCGTTTTCGGCGTGTCTATCGTAATTTTCATTATACAGCGGTTGGATCAGAAAGAATGGCGGCGATTTTCCAAGACAGTTTTGACTTGTCAAATGATGCCATCATTCGTACAGGAATACCACGGACTGATTTTTTCTACCATAGCATGGAAAAGCAACAAATTGGTCAAAAGTTAAGAAAGAGTTATCCGATCATTAATAAGAAAAAAGTCATCTTGTACGCGCCAACATTTCGCGATGATGAACTATCCAATTTTCAACTGCAGCTGGATATTAAAAAGCTGTACGAAGCACTTTCAGGCGAATACGTACTGTTCATCAAACACCATCCTGCAGTCACCTATAAATTAAAAAAGGAATACAATGATTTTGTATACGATGTCTCCGATTATCATGAAATCAACCATTTATTGTTAATTGCTGATATTTTAATCAGTGACTATTCATCCATTCCATTTGAATACAGCTTACTGAACAAACCGATGATATTTTTTGCTTATGATCTGGAGGATTATCAGCGGACAAGAGGCCTTTTAAAAAATTACCAATCGGAAATGCCTGGACCGATCACATTTACTACAGAAGAAATTGTTCAGTCAATTAAACGAAATGCCTTTGATAAGGCTAAAATAAAAGCATTTGCCTCACAATGGAATGAATATTCTAAAGGTCGATCAAGCAGGAACATCGTAAATATCATCGTCAGTACTGAAGGTGCTCCAAAAAAGAAAGAAGCACTATTTTAA
- the tagD gene encoding glycerol-3-phosphate cytidylyltransferase, which yields MTTVITYGTFDLLHYGHINILRRAKAMGDYLIVAISTDEFNKIKNKEAYHSYENRKMILEAIRYVDEVIPEKTWGQKIDDVKKHDVDIFVMGDDWQGKFDFLKDYCEVVYLPRTIGISTSKIKDDLFKVQNG from the coding sequence ATGACTACAGTAATCACATATGGAACATTTGACTTACTTCACTATGGCCATATCAATATCTTGCGTCGTGCCAAAGCAATGGGCGACTACTTGATCGTAGCAATCTCAACTGATGAATTCAATAAAATTAAAAACAAAGAAGCTTACCATAGTTACGAAAATCGAAAAATGATACTCGAAGCAATCCGTTATGTGGATGAAGTTATTCCTGAAAAAACATGGGGTCAAAAAATTGACGATGTTAAAAAGCATGATGTTGACATTTTTGTGATGGGTGATGATTGGCAAGGTAAGTTTGACTTCTTAAAGGACTATTGTGAAGTTGTCTATTTACCAAGAACAATCGGTATTTCGACATCTAAAATTAAAGATGATTTATTCAAGGTGCAAAATGGTTAG